One window of Artemia franciscana chromosome 16, ASM3288406v1, whole genome shotgun sequence genomic DNA carries:
- the LOC136037391 gene encoding uncharacterized protein LOC136037391: protein MTRNFDDVKNGIKYEIAKLEHYEIVKHMFLHDYLEREPLVLASGHGILTEDKQKLDQELYTFLVPTLESQLSIIAKDAETNEIVGIRASKVLEKGYPKEPQMKGNVSMFLEDAKDFDIFEKYGVDQVADFTFLVVKELYTRRGIAKEMVSRAMALAANKGLRVVTVLATSPITVNLFEKMEFDLLKSLSIRDYTLNGTIQFPFAEEGLVGNLYGKRLF, encoded by the exons ATGACACGTAACTTCGACGATGTAAAGAATGGAATAAAATATGAAATCGCTAAACTTGAACATTATGAAATAGTAAAGCATATGTTTTTACATGATTACTTGGAACGTGAACCGCTAGTGCTAGCTTCTGGGCATGGTATTCTCACAGAGGACAAACAGAAACT tgacCAAGAGTTGTACACCTTTTTAGTTCCAACTTTAGAAAGTCAACTGTCTATTATCGCCAAAGATGCAGAAACTAATGAAATTGTTGGAATCAGAGCAAGCAAAGTTTTGGAGAAGGGCTACCCCAAAGAGCCCCAAATGAAAG GCAATGTATCAATGTTTTTAGAAGACGCGAAGGATTTTGATATATTTGAGAAATACGGGGTAGATCAGGTTGctgattttacttttcttgTTGTTAAAGAATTATACACACGGAGGGGCATAGCAAAG gaGATGGTGAGCAGAGCAATGGCCCTTGCAGCAAATAAAGGGCTCAGAGTTGTTACAGTCCTTGCCACAAGCCCAATTACAGTGAACCTGTTCGAAAAAATGGAGTTTGATCTATTAAAGAGTCTTAGCATACGGGACTACACTTTAAATGGTACAATACAGTTCCCTTTTGCAGAAGAAGGACTTGTAGGGAATTTGTACGGAAAAAGACTGTTTTga